aaGAATTTGTTAATAATTGAATTAGTAGGAATAGCTTTTTTAACTCAAATCATTTCATTTACAAAATGTAAAATGGAGTTTCATGGTAATGAAATATTAACACAATCAAAGTATGATAGTTACATAACAATATCAAAaccttttaattttagaattcaTCAAGTGCTTCTTGCAACCACTCTTACGAGAAGGTATTTTATTAGGTCGGAATTTGGGCTTCGGAGTTCAAATCCAAACTGTCTGTAACCTCTTTTGTAAAAAAGAACTTTGGTTTTAGGTTACCGTTCGAGAATCATGGACTGTGATGCGAGAATCATGGACCACGAGGCGAGACTAAACATAAGCAAGTTGGCGTTTGGTCGTCCGGTATCATCCCTCCTCCTCTGCTTGTATTAACAGCTTCTAGCATTCTCACAACCTCATCCATTGCAGGACGTTTCTCCGGATTCGCATCCCAACATTTTTTCATGATGTTCGCTAAAGAATTCGGGCAGCATCTCGGGATATCTGGTCGTAGATTCTGCCGATACACCATGTAAAATAGGTTTAATATCATTTAACCATATACATGTAAGCACATACAGAATAGGAAACAAGCAGAATGACTCCACATTATTAACAATGGTGAGAGCAACCGGATACCAAGATTAGGATACATGGATCTTCTATGCTTTACTGACGAAATAGAATAACAAGAAAACTAACCTGTCGAACAACAGCAGATGACACATCGGCAAAGCTAAGGTCCGGATAAGGCATATCGCAGCAATAAATTTCCCACAAGCAAATGCCAAAGCTGTAGACATCACATGTTCTGTTGTAGGGTTTACCTTCAAGAACCTACACCATTACAGTTTACAGTTTAGCTTTCTTGTTTTAACATGGAAAACAGGACCAAATGTCTAGAAAAAAATTACGTTCCCTCAAATCCTCATGCAAGGCCCGTTTGCATATCACAGAGAAAGGGAGGATTAATTCTTCATAAGCTAAGTTTGCAAATAAATGATTAAAGCTTTGAACTACTCATGCTTTATCAATACATTTAAGAAGGCATACCTCAGGGGCCATATAGCCGAGAGTACCGGTTTCACCTGTCATGTCTCGTGGATTCTGAGCTTCAACGCGTGCAACACCAAAATCtgcaattttaaggtttatatgaCCATCTAGCAACATGTTCTCTGTTTTGACATCACGATGTACAATCTTTCTCGAGTGCAGGTAGCTGAGACTGCAATTTGGAATAAACATAATCGtcagcacaaaaaaaaaaaaatttacagtcTCTCAAAACCAATGATAAGATGCAACCCCTTACCCTCTGGCAAGGTCCAGAGCAAGTTGGACCACAATCTTAAATGCGAGTTTCTTTCGCCTATTTCTTATCAAGTATTGTTTCAGTGTGCCACCAGGGAGATACTCGACAACAACACAGCATGCTCTAGAGGGAAGGGGATTGTGATTGTCAGCCGAAGGATTTTTCGAAGGAATCTTAAGGTTTGAAGTTCCCATTGAGGCCCCTATAAACTGTAACTCAAAATTAAGTAGAAAAAACATAGGTTACAAcagaattttttcaaaaaagatgAGGAACTTTAACATTTTAACCTTTACCAAGTTGAGAATAGCCTAATTATGCAAAGAGATTGCATAAAATTTTCAGTTAGAAGGCCAAGATTACATTAAGCTTTTCGGTGTTATGatgattttcaataaataaacatTTCAAGGCAGAAAAAAAAGTTTGGACCTTTGTAACATTAGGATGATCAAGCTTGTGCCAAACAGCAACCTCTTGCCGAAATGATGCTCGTAGAGCAGCAGTTTCAGCAGTTGTGGCGATACCATCCTCGCCCCAGTCCAGCAGCTTAACTACAATATCAATATATATGACAGCACACCGAGAGCTTGTAATCAATAAGATGTCAGGAGGCTATTAGTTCTACAAATAGTCAATATTATAAGAGAGCTGACTAAGACAATTTCCCCATATCCTCCTATAGAAACCCGAAAGCATAACTCCTTACTACACCAATCCTCGAGGTAACACTAGTCATGTCCTCTACTATATTGTTTTTAAGTTCAGCAAAGGCTAAAAGGCCAGTGAGTGAGAAACTATCAGCTCCTATAAAGTCAGTACTCTAAACCAAACCATGTTAGTATTACTAATCATGACAGCAAAGAGAACTCCACTAAAGATATAAACAGctaaattaaatgaaacaatatttaTATATAGCCATCTTTATTTCGATTGGCAGTTTAGCACACAGATATCTTATATAGCGGAACCGGCTTGCGCTCTACACAAAGGATAGAGATGGTCAGACCAAACAGGGACCCTCTATCACCATGCCTTAGGCCCTAATTCAGTTCTACATAATGCACGTTGCTTCAACATGCAGAATAAACTACAAAGGGTCTTACTAATCGATATTTTAACTCGAAAAACTATCAATACAAAGTTCAATCACAattaacacacacacacacatatatagattaagaaataacaaaacataatttttaaagcTGCATCAAGCAAACAAGTTACAAAGCTTAAGAACTAATATAGATAatacaagtatatatatttatatagaatCTGAAAATTTACCTGCAACATCTTGATTATCATAAGTGGCACGATAAACAGTCCCATAGGTGCCATGAGCTATAACATTCCTTAAATCCAACTTAGCCAAATCAATCTCCCATTCCTCAGCTAGCCTTTGTTTCTCAATGTTCCTAGACCAAACTCGGCTCAGGTGCTTCTCCAGCTGCATGTCCaggctttttaaatcaatttgatcAGCTCTAAAGATCATGTCTTTGCCACTAATGCTTCCATTGCCCTTCATCTTTGAATTTCCACCTCCTTCTAGTCCATCTTGTCTCTTTGGTGCCTTGATACCATTATCTTCCTCACCAGTTTTCAAATCCATAGTTAAAAGAATATAACAAAATCAccaaataaaaaaacacaattaaaGACCCTTAAACTGCAAAACTGATAATAACAATGGAATTTAAACTAAGATTAAAAAATAAGTTGCAAGATTCTCCAATTCAGGACAAGAGGATAAATATCAATCAAATATACATATGATCGGATAAAAAAACCCTGTTTCACCAACCCCAAATCCTATTATAATCCTGTATTCAAAATTGAACTTATGACCCAAATTTTATGatttgcatttaaaaaaaaataagtaaactGGATTTTTGTTTAGACCAGAATTTAGAGAAACCTGGTAGctttaacaaaaaaacaaaatctttAATGTCACCAACTAATTAAATAATTCTAAACGGAAAAGAACAAAAacccccaaaaaaagaaaaacagaagagaaagtaaaccCTAAGAAAACGACCCAATCCCCACCATTACCCGAAATGAATGAACcagaatttaaattataaaaaaattaaatgaaaattttaactaaaacccAAGAAAGAGAAACAGGCATGCAAAGTAGAGTAAGCAAAACAGAATAACAAAgtagtttttattattaattaaaaaaaccatTTAAAAGAAGTTTTCGAAAGAGAAATTCAGGACGAAAAGGTTGACTTAAAATTAAATTCTATAAGAACTTGAAGAAAAAGGgaacagaaaaaagaaaagaggtcgGTGGTGGTGTCGTTAATTGAATTGTTTCGAttatcaaaacaacaaaaaaaaaattaaaggttaatGAAAAGATAAAGGAACCGAGAGAAATAGTTAAAAATTATCTCTTTTTTTGCGGCTGAAAAAAGGAATGGGTTTTTTTAAGGTAGAGATTAACGGAAAGGATAAATAAAACTAAtagaaggaaaacaaaattgaagaatttaaTTGGATTTGGATAAGAATTACAGGGTAAATcgcattattataaaaatattattatcctTTAATCTTGTTACATGACACCTTAAGTGTATCAcatgttaaaaaaatgtttttttaatattaaattatttactatttattttttattttttttctctcttttcctcctCTTCTTCTTATCACCTATTTTGATTTTTAGAGGAAAATCCTGCATTTTAAGGCATATGACAGTTATTTTTGTCTgattttgtaatttatatatatacacacatgtacTTTTACAGGGTTGTGATTTTGGGCATTTTTAAGGtaaatgtttactttttttaCCTTTTAGTATGCTTTTTACTTCCTTATGGTCAGTGCTGCAATTTGAGCATCATCATGGGCAgattaataaaaaggaaaagagaagttCTTGGGGTTTGATtgttgaaaacaaaaaaagtttgaattttttgatGTAGAAATCTCATGCTGGATGCAGACTAGTGAAAAACAAACAACAATTTTGAGAATCAGGTACTTATAAGCAGCTTTGAATCAAGACATTCAATATTTTGACACTGGAATTAGAACATCTAATGTTGTTTTTGCTATCAACACTAATATTGTTATGGTCAAAGATGGTAATAGTGATAAGGTATTCATAAagtttttatcttttttggtcTCTATGAGGTAAATTTGAACACTTTTTTTAGCCTTATTTTTTGTTGCAGTTAGGCAATTTCATTCATTACATGACAACATTTGTATCTGGTTGTATGGTGGGTTTCATAGCAATATGACATTTAGCTTTGGCTACACTTGTTGTGGTTCCTCTTATTGCTATAATTGGAGCAATACATACCATAATATTAGCTAAGCTCTTTGCAAAAAATCCAACAAGCTTTATTATAAAGAGAAAACATTGTAGAATGggtaaaaaagaaaacttttttttcattgtttCAAAATCCGTGTAATTTTCTAAATGTAAGTTAAATTATAGACAATGATTCAAATTGGGTTGTTTTGGCTATTGTCAATGAATTAAAAGCCTACTCATCAAACATTGAAAGTAGCACAAAAGATTGGTTGTTTTGGCTAGGGTTTGCTGAAAAAGGGAAATCAAGTGAAaatgaagaagagaaagaaaatagaggaaaaaaaaaaaaaaaagaaagaaaacagataatgttatattaaaacatgaacataaatcttTTAAACATGTGGCACATTTAACGCATATTAGACGTGGTTACCTAAGTAACAACAGAAAGCAGTGGAGTGGCACCTTTGTAATAACGTGATAACGTTATTGGCATTTTTGTAAGTTTCAAAAGTtcaatagcaaaaaaaaaaatcaatgttgaATGACTTTTGGCGTAATttactctttattttatttattttaaataaaaactttttttaaatgaAACTTGAAAGAACAGTGCGGGGTTGTTtcgttttttttcttaaattacaACTAAGTCACTAAATTACTAGtgagtttatgttttggtcatataactttaaaaagttataaaatggtcactaaactatttaaaattttcattcaagtcattgggttaagtttttttttttaaatctgccTGTCGAGGTCCAAGCAACAATTCAACTACCGATACAGAGGATCAGTACCTATCAACGAGTAGAAAAACATACAttaaatccaagtcgatctgACAGTCAGTGTCGAAGATCAAAGAAGAAAACTATTTAGATTTTGTTCAGTAGATACATGACGTTCAagattatttcataaaaaaaaaattgaattgtagaagagaagagGAATGAGATGTTTCAATTGGTGCATATGGGTGAACTTGCATAACAGTGATTTTAAGAGCCTaacgacttaaatgaaaacttttaaataacttagtgaccattttataattttttaaagttatgtaACCAAAAcgtaaaattactaataatttagtgacatggAGTGTAgtttacatttaataaaaaaaagccattcaaaaaaaactaaaataaaatgatattttattgtctaaatttgCTTTAGTACATTTATTTTTCATACATTTaaaaattagtccttttacttttaacTTTAGTCTAACAAGtcttttgatttaaaaattgaaaCATAATTAATAACATTGTCAAATGACTTTTAGATTAtgtgacatttttaaaataaaaaaattactcacATGGTCAACATCACATGCATGGAAAgtcaaataagtaaataaaaatattaaatttaaaattgtaaagttttttaTGCTAAAATTGGGGTTATAAAGTTCTTTACTATTGTTTCAAATAAATGGAGTGAAAGTCAATACTTTTTTATTCTTAAATGGCTTCCACACTGATTTAAATTGGTCATGTcaacatttttcttaaaatatcatACAATCCAAGTAAATGAAAATCATCAAATGATGTTAGTAAAAGtactttattattaaatcaataaaataaagtattaaattcttaaaattaaaagtaaaaaaaaaaaatcaattctgCAAAATAGTATGGGGACTGAAAGCAAATTTATACCTTTGAGAAAAAGCGAGAACAAAAGGACTCTGTTTTTATTTCCTGGTTCATAAAATACTCTGTTATATTGCATATGTTCTGTTTCCTTATTGTTTTCTGCCCTTTAATATTAGTGAACCATGTTGTTTCTCatgttttgttctttttctatGTTGTTCTTTTTTCTCTTAATGATCGAATTCAACCataattaatagattttttattttttatttttttgtgaagaatttttaaaatttttaacagttaATTCGATGAATTTTTGAACTAAGTGAAatctctaatatatatatatcattatttatttcaattaattaactgcTTTTGAACTTAATGAATTGATAATTGACACAAAACCTGTAACTTACCCCTAATCGGATGTATTTCGGTGATCGATGGATTAATCAAAGTAATTTAGTTTGATCAATTAATTCGTTTTAATTGAATTACGCACGCTCCTGATCAGCGACAAAGTCTAAGAATTTTTTGGGAGGTGAAATTTATATTTATGagagctaaaatgtaatttttaccattttaataatttatattttcataatttttttaaagattaaataaaaaaattatcattttgtatactatatactaatttaaaattttataaaatttaaagagcaaaaattaacaatttttattttacgaaTCAAGATCTTGTCAACCCCTTAACGTCTGTCTCTTCCTCCAATTCTTATTACGtgctttattatattattaattatttatacttatGACATTCTAAATGAGACATGTGTTATTCTTTAAACTTTACcagtaaaatttaaaagttctattaatcatatatcaaaattttttatttataataaaatacatattaataattcaagtataacattaagcaattaaaaaaatagaagtatcatatttaatattttataaaaaaatataaacatcaaATCTCACATTATctcaaacttaaaataaaaatgaaataatggcATATATGAAGTGAAAGAATCCAATGGCATTTATACAAATTTATGACACTTACTAAATATTGGAACATAATGTTTGTCATTTATGGAATAAAAAATCTGCCTTGTTCCTTCACGGTTCTACCGAGGACAACCTTACTTTACACGATTTTATTctcacctttttttcttttaactttattacaaaaaataaaatgttacggttgaataaactaaatatagtcacaaaatttaatattgactaatttaatttaatctcaaAACCAAGAAGCTGAAGTGTATAAGAAGAGTTCTCTttaaatagtataaaataatatataaatacatgtatatcaaaATCATAAGTGTTACGTAAGTTGGCATACATTATTCTTAATTGGAAATGTTGAGCATCCAATGGTGAATGGTAGACAAATGCATCATAATCACATATTATATCAACAAAGGCTAATTCCTTTGTAAGCTGTTTTTACATCATCAATATAAAAATTacgattaaaataaattttaattttaattcaaaatggTTTTAAACTCGGGTCactttgattttataaataaaaaagttttatttaaacaatctcattatagattcCGATCATGTCTGCTCTTTTTAAcgcaatatttaaaattattcataatccCTCCTCAACatataaataagaagataatgcacTTCAAGATTTAGTACACTTAAACTCACGTTACCCAAACTAAACTATCACATAAATTACATATTgatttttataagaaattataatTCGATTTTCACCCTAAccctcttttttctcttttaaacTTATTGCTCTTTGCAAATTTGATAGAATTTCTAGCTTACAAGTTTCAATCATGTAGTTTCCATGTTGGGGATATGCGCCAACTACTTAATCGCGATGATAACATTATCGAAccatattagtttaaaattttaactttttacggATGAATTTATCTTGTATATGggataatattaaaatttataaaaatattaaattactatatgataaaattatattttaactttcaaaaaatataaaattttgattaatcatttcaaaaattaaaatgataaatttacattTCAGCTCTTgtaaaaatttactatttttcaCCTCTAATTATGTATACAAAATTTTGAATcgatttaatatatttatcataccggtttaaattattgtataaattaatatttattgaatagttaattttttttataaaataaatatttagacttttttaatttatgtaaaattaacaTGCAATATctatattaatgaaatatataacAACAACTAAGATGAAACAATATGGTGGAGCATGGCCCAGCTGAACATTGGGCCCTTCTTGCTTGAAATTGGGTCAATAGCATTGATCGAGTTGGCTGACTTAAATTTTTAGAAGGATCTAAGGAATTATTAAATCCCAAATAATTTTGTACATGCATGAAATATAGGTCACACTAACTAATCTTTATTGAAGAATGTGTCAATTAATATACAGGTTTTAAAGGGTAAGTTTTCTaggtttttctttaaaaattctttatgttttatttttataaatattttttttgtattttgatcaGCAAATTTGTTGTTCTAATTTTATTCGATtagaattttcaattaaaattcattatttattgtatatttaattttaaaaatatttaaaaacataaaatataaataaatgatatgtaTTAATTCTGTTTTTGGAATTTCCAGGAATCCCAGTGATGATTAGCATTTGATGGACTGGGTTGGTGCTTGGTGGGTCTAGGGGGACCATAAAACAAGATTCATTGGTTGTTTTATCATTTTATGGGCATTTTACTTTGGGCCACTTTATTTACTTTGGGCATTTGTAGGGTTTTTATGaagatttcttctttctttttaatcatATTCAGTATACGATGAAACATTAATACTTAATATTGTTGATGGTTGGTTTGGAATTGGTGGTTGAGGGTGGTTCACATTCTGTTGCTGAGAGTTACAATTGATGTTAtgatttcaagagaaacaaaaaatTAGTTATTGAGAAGAGAAACTAATATCTGATATTTTCATCTGTCTTTATATGAGGGAAAAATATATCGTTAGTTTTTTAGGGAAGGATAACCCACTTAACAGGGGAGATGATCCTATACGACAGGATTGGGCATGATTAGATTGAGTTAATCCGTTTGGTAGTAAATTTCTATGTGGGTGATAAGAGTGACGGGCACATTTAATATGACTTTAAATGACTTGATTGGTTTATTAAGTGTGAACGTTAAAAGTAATAGATATAACGTTTCtatttaatacaattcaaataGTTGTTGGATTGAATCCTCTCTTTCATACATGCATTTTCTGTCGAGATCATCTTTGGGAAAGGTTATGTATagcaaatattatataaattttgatatgatttgtattatttatatacataaactTAAAAAGAATTTTAAGGTATTAGAATAAATTAGATTTTAGATCATTCAATACTTAAATAAATTTGGgtcatattttaatcaaattatttcaatttcgaattatataaaaaaaatttaaaatcattttatttttgaaattaaattgtagtAAAAGACAATGATGAGTAGAAAAACAAAATCATTTCCAATGACTAGGGGGAAATAAAATGTAGGGATTTTGTCTGAGTAGTGGGATGCATAGTGGCTTCAACAAAGAGATTAAACCCTAAAAAAGCAGAATTTGATATCTGAAAATGGTTTCCCAACTTACAAATTTCACTCCTTTCCATGTCAGGAAAGTAATGAATTTGCTGAAGCAAAGTATCATGGGCCATGTCCACCACCTATGAACAACCCATTGTCATTTTCTCTCTTTCATCATCCCACCCTATGTGGGAATTCTCTTTCCTTCAAAATACGGTTCAAATTTTAActtgattatataatttttaaaacgtTTTAGGTTCTAGTTCAGCTGCTAAATGTTTCTTTGGATCatgtgaaaaaattttaaaatatgtttatcaaattttaaatatgtgtataattattgaattgattgttttgattcattatgttaaaaaataagattgtgtgaataaattattttgctTTAATTCTTGTTATTGATTATACCCTTAAACTATTAAATCGGGAAAAAATATACGCTTAAACACTCTTGAatctatattttattaaatattgtaatattaatcaatctaattttaaatatgatttaagacccaaattaatgataaaattaacagaaagacttaattaataaaatattaatattttaaaaatttaattagaatattttaaaatttataaaccctaattaaaatttacattgttattgtctaaaataactgaaaagggaaaaaaaaagacaaataatGGTTTACTTTTGATGAGCTTTTCAGAATCCTCAAATGGGGGTGAAACTACAAGCAATAGATACAAGCCTAGCTGGCTTTTTCACTACAAGACGATAACACAATCTGGAATTATTATCTTTATGTCGGCGTGGGTGCCCCCATTCCCATTTTCATCCTCTCTTTTCCCCTTTCTCCACCTTTGTCTTCTTTCTTCGGATTTTGTTGGAAAAGTTGTAATTATGCTCAAGAAAATATAAaggtttgatttaaaaaaaaatattaagtcttaatatagaattattattaatatgataataattattatgtttaaagaataatttaaacaaaaaaaattcaaactgaAAACATTTGCCAGGCTCTTACCTTATTAAACTAAAAGCTTAGATTGGTGTGAACCCTAAAGTCTCCCCCATTCCATCTACTCTCATCCATCATTTACTTTTTTGCACACCTAATAATATTTAGAGTGAGACAAAatgcttcttttttttcttaattttcttttgcCGACGAGACCCCATAGATTTGACAAATCGTGGATGTGTGTTCTTTTCTAATACGAAACATATATGAAATAGGTAGATGTGAGAGGAGACTAAGGTAAGAAAAAGATTGAAGTGTCGGTGGTTTAAGGTCTTCCGGTGCCTTCAAAGCATGGCAGCTTGCCTTTGGTAGTGAGTAAGCATCAATAGTACTTGAAAATGGATGAGAAATATGACACTGTAACTCCCAACTATTCTTTAAGTaaacttttatttgtttttctctgTTTCGAGTTGCGTACTTTTAACAagttcaatattattttttatgttgaaaattttaatataatttattaatcataattaactaaaataatctaTCCTTCGAATACgaggcttcaaaattttcaataaccTTATCGTATCATTAACCCATAAATTTGATACTTCGAAGTAGCCCTATCATCTATTTTTGGTGATGAGCCAATGGCAATGCTTTCATTGACATGTAACATTAGAtacgtgtgtgtatatatatatatgaatgtagcTTGGATTAGATCAATTTTGATTaacaaaatttagtttaaaaaaaaccataaatgaattatcAAAATTCCAATTGTTAGACTTATATGGCATGATATTGTTGTTTTGTGTATACATACCTTTCTTTTacgttatatatattattaaatatgtcaaaattcttatgaatatgatatacgtattatgatttatttagaaaaatgaTTAGAGTGTTTGATCGATTTTTAAATGACAAGAGTTTAAATTTTGTCTATCTCatcatttttattgatattatattgatAAGAAAATTTATGATGTGTATTAAATGTTCATATTGTCATGGATGTTAGAACCACGCTAGTTGGTTGAATAGGTATTATAAAACTAGA
This window of the Gossypium hirsutum isolate 1008001.06 chromosome A09, Gossypium_hirsutum_v2.1, whole genome shotgun sequence genome carries:
- the LOC107928575 gene encoding serine/threonine-protein kinase STY13 gives rise to the protein MDLKTGEEDNGIKAPKRQDGLEGGGNSKMKGNGSISGKDMIFRADQIDLKSLDMQLEKHLSRVWSRNIEKQRLAEEWEIDLAKLDLRNVIAHGTYGTVYRATYDNQDVAVKLLDWGEDGIATTAETAALRASFRQEVAVWHKLDHPNVTKFIGASMGTSNLKIPSKNPSADNHNPLPSRACCVVVEYLPGGTLKQYLIRNRRKKLAFKIVVQLALDLARGLSYLHSRKIVHRDVKTENMLLDGHINLKIADFGVARVEAQNPRDMTGETGTLGYMAPEVLEGKPYNRTCDVYSFGICLWEIYCCDMPYPDLSFADVSSAVVRQNLRPDIPRCCPNSLANIMKKCWDANPEKRPAMDEVVRMLEAVNTSRGGGMIPDDQTPTCLCLVSPRGP